CTaatctgttgttgttgcatttatatccaccttttttcctccaaggaacccaagggggcatatATAATCCCCCTCCtgtccattttgtcctcacaacaaccctgtgaggtgggttgggctaaaagtctgtgactggcccaaaatcacacaATGATTTTGTGATCTAGTCGCCGAGTagtgactagaacctggatctcccaactcccagtctggcactctagccactacaccacactggctctctagatttcttggactacaactcccatgctgtttgggaatgatgggggttgctgTTGAACATGTCTGAagggcaacagattggggaaagctacaATACTCAAACACATAGGCCTGAGTTAGTAGAAgttagttaggcctcatctagagtattgcgtccagttctaggctccacaattcaagaaggacgcagacaagctggagcgtgttcagaggagggcaaccaggatgatcaggggtctggaaacaaagccctttgaggagagactgaaagaactgggcatgtttagcctggagaagagaagatggaggggagacatgagagcactctgcaaatacttaaacggttgtcacacagaggagggccaggatctcttctcgatcctcccagagtgcaggacacggaataacgggctcaagttaaaggaagccagattccagctggacatcaggaaaaacttcctgactgttagagcagtacgacaatggaatcagttgcctggtgaggttgtggcctctcccacactagaggccttcaagaggcagctggacaagcatctgtcggagatgctttagggtggattcttgcactgagcagggggttggactcgatggccttgtaggccccttccaactctgctattctatgattctaagacagctTCGTATGTTCCTATTTAATCCAGCCCTTTGTTTGGGCTGGGCTCTAGGGCAGTGCAAGCTCCGGATTTGGatttcctaagcatggtggccattttgtaaaGAATCCGCcattttgtgcacagccctaatgtgaaGAGAGAAAGTCTTatagctcccagcatgcattgcagccTTCTCTTTCTTCAGAATTCCATAAATTTATGACATTCCATGAAAAGTGGGTTGTGTTttggtgcaatttgcataaagaGGCTAGTGTTTTGGTGTTGCTCAGGCTAAAAGGAGTGTGTAGTTTTCTTACGTTTCAACTTCTAGATGCCACATCACCACTCACtcaatcttagggtgaccatatggaaaggaggacagggctcctgtatctttaatagctgcatagaaaaggggatttcagcaggtgtcatttgtaggcatgcagcacctgatgaaattccctcttcatcgcaacagtgaaagctgcaggagtcctgcctagcgtgaacagatacaaaagagggcagggcagggctcctgcagctttaactgttgtgatgaagagggaatttcaccaagttccccatatatgcaactgacacctgctgaaatccccttttcaacacaactgttaaagatacaggagccctgtcctcctttccatagggtcaccctaccaatttGCAAAGGCTTAGCCCATGATTTCCAACAAGACAATACTGCTCTCTGATTggctgcagtgcatgctgggagctgtagggttttcctccccctcttcaCACCAGGGCTGTGCACAAAATGGCGGAACCTACACAAAATCGACGCCATGCTTCGGAAATCCTAATCCGAAGCTTGCACACAGCCCTACTGGGATCTTACTTATTTGGGAGAaaaaccatagctcagtggtagagcacacggcTGCAAGCAGGAACACccaagtaggactggaaaaacacgggcctgaagccctggagagccattgccaataCTAGACTTGATGAAGCAAGGTTTAAGGCAACTCTTATGTTCCTAAGAAAATGCTGCATGTGCAAGATAACATATGAAAGAGTCCCTCCACCTAGCTCTGAAGACCTACTCCCAAACCTCTATGTGTCCACACTTACCCTCTACCTCAGGGACaggtaacctggtgtcctccagatgtctgaagcacaactcccataatccctgaccatactgactggggttgatgggagttgtagtacaaagcatctggagggcaccgggttacTTATCCCTGCTTTACTTCATTCAAATCTACGCAAGTTCATAACACTACTAGCGAACTTACTGTGGGTTAACGCGCCCCGAAACATCCCCTAAGATGTTCCCGTAAAACTCCCCCTATTCTACAAAaggtaaattattttatttatttaatcactcTATAAGCTGCTTGACTATATCTCGAAGCGGCGTACGACATTCAAATTTGAAATACAAAATGTCCAccgttaaaatgttaaaagcagaaCACAAAAGGTCTCAGCTAAAAACAAACTCCATTCTCAAttgaaacattttaaaccagAGAGCTAACAAATCAATGAACCGGGCAGCACATTCagtcagggaaggcctgggtgaaaACATCGGTCCTTTAACTGGCACCTACAGTATGCCACAGTTAGCACCTCCCGCATACCAAGGGGCTAACACGGAGAAGGCCCATTTCCGGGTTGCTGCCTATAACAACTGTAGGTTGCATACAACCGGCCAGGCCTCCTGTGATGATCTTAGTGTTCCAATGGGTCTACATTGAGGAAGGGCGATCcgccaggtaacctggtcccaagttgttcagacCTTTCCATGCCAGCAACAAAAACTTCAACCTTGtgggttgcccactgtgtgaacagagtgctggactagatggacccttggtttgatccagcagggctctgctgagGTTCTTCACTTGGCTCAGCCAGTGTAGCTTTTTCAACACTGGTGTAAGATGTACGCCGTCAGGAAACCTAGTCAGCtgctcccatgaagctgattggtgggagatccgagacaaataaaaggaaggacttcttcacacagggcagagtaaaattatggaactcactgccacaagatgtagtgatggccacccatttggatggcgttaaaagggggttggataaattcctggaggcaaaggcaatagccctgatggttgtgtgctatctccagtattcgaggcaataagcctgtgtgcaccagttgctggggaacatgggtgggagggtactgttgcaccatgtcctgcttgtttatccctggccaacggctggttggctactgtgtgaacagagtgctggactagatggacccttggtctgatccagcagggcgcttctgatgttcttatgctgccCCAGCTGCAGCCTGCAGGCCACACACAAGGATACCTCCATATAAAGCACATTACAGGTTACTTATGCTTGGACTACAGTGGTCAGACTACCTCTGTCCAGGAAAGGATATAGTTGGtgtaccagccaaagctggtaataggtgcGCCTCACCACAGACGTCACTTGGGCCTCTAATGAAGCACCAGCCCACCAGATATCAAGTGAGCCTCCAGGCACAGCTCTGATTTTCCAATCAAACATTGGGAACTCCTTTCTTTCAAGGATCTTCTACAGATGATGGTGATTCCCCTGTTTGAGGCTATCTCCAGGGGCTACGATGGAAAAGGCTCTGTTTCATATAACTAATGTCCAAGTCTCAGAATCGCAAGACACTGAAAGCAAAGTCCGGTCTGTTCACCTCAGTAAAAGGGGAAGTTCACTTGGGAATATCCTCACctttgtgggttctttgatgtttcATGAGGATCGAACTtcgactgaaactctttccacattccaagcacggatatggtttctccccagtgtgactTCTTTGGTGTGAAGTCAGATGGTCGCTTCGgtggaagctctttccacactccgagCACTTGTACATTTTCTCTtccgtgtggattctttgatgcaaAGTCAGGTGTGGGCTCTggctgaagcattttccacacacCAGACACCgataaggtttctcccctgtatgaattcttcgATGCAAAGTCAGGTGCGTACTCTGATTGAAGCATTTCccgcactccaaacatttatacggcttctcccctgtgtgaattctttgatgtgaagtaaggtgtgtgctctgactgaagctctggCCGCATTCCTTACATTTATATGGCCTCTCCCCTGTGTGGACAGTGCGGTGTATAGTAAGTTTcctactgtgactaaagctcttcccacactccaaacatgTAAAAGGTTTCTCGCCCGTGTGGGTTATTTTATGCAGAATAAAATAtgtgctctgactgaaactcttcccacactccaagcatttatagcgTCGCTCGCCTGTATGCATTCTTTGATGCTGGGAAAGGTGTCCGCTCTGTCTGAAACCTTTCCCACATTCAAAACATTTATAGGGTCTCTtctctgtgtggattctctgatgtacTTTCAGGCGGGATTTAGAACAAAAGTTTTTCCCACATACAGGGCacttattctctctcttttcctcctgtACTACTTCTTGTCCTGAGATTTCGTGGGCCTCCCCAGCTTCACTGGCAATGGATTTATAACTCTGCTTTTCTTTGCCTGCCATTTTTCTTCTCTGCTGCCTCTTTGGTTCATCTCGAACGCCTGTATTTTCTTCCATCTCCAGAGGTTCGACATCTGCAGATATGTCACCTGATTCCctcattctccttctccccaaaTCCTCctagacagaaagagaaagagagagaaactcaATTAGGAGCCCAAGAGAACAAACACCAATTAATCAGGGATGGTTCCATAGAaagcttttatagtgcaattgttctgcttcattcacagaatttaacaGCAGGTAATATTGGTATTCTGGCTAGGAGTGGGTGGGGAATTCATTGGACATTTTTTTGAGATTTTTCCCCAATGTGAATTAAGGACACTAGAGCAATTTGGATCAGAAAATGTTCAATGTCTACAttggaaaattttctgatgcCCTAGACAGAGAGGTCTAATTTAGTGTGTTTATTTTGCTTGCATTCAGTAAACAACTAAGCTAAAAGAAAAATGTACCCCTTgttaattttttgtcccaatacaccacaagtaATGATCAGAAATATTGGACAGGGGAAGTGAAAGCATGCTTAACGTGATGTAAATGTAACATTATGTAGATTATTTTTAATTGGAGTCGTAAAACGTTAACGATAGCATGTACTTCCCCTTACAtggtttaaatttaagaaaaaggAAGTGTCCTGAAAACTCTTGACAcacttagggcacaaccctatgcatgtttagacaggagaaactcctacaactcccagcatgccccaactagCCAGCctggggcctgctgggagttgtagtttttcctgtctaaacatctaTAGGATTACATCTTTGATGATCGTAAACCCCTGAACTTGGAGAATCCGATGCAGGGCAGAAGCAGTAAAGGCGATCTTCGCTTGTCTGTCATCACAGGATGGGAGGACGGGCAGGCAAAGAtcgactgggttcagacaacacaattaccaatggtggtttaaatagtcgacggtaggttatttaacccactatggGTTATCATGTGGGGAGGGAGGTTTGGAACCaagagttggttatttggccgaaataaccaacactgtgcagagttggctatttgaaccaccattggctatcatgttgtgtggagggcagcgttggttatttcctcggccaacGTTGGtaatttcatcagccacagagtcgcaaggcaagagctgtcaaagtggcggctgccactctagtccagctggcaggataattTTCAGCCGCAATGGCtcatgggatactagtgggaggactgagggggaagacagggtgggggatgagtgagtcaactgagcgtggactaacagtcaactcaatgctgatcctaatccacaccatggctgattattacattgtgtgtgtgtgtgtatgtacacgcAGAAgttagccaccaccacca
This window of the Elgaria multicarinata webbii isolate HBS135686 ecotype San Diego chromosome 3, rElgMul1.1.pri, whole genome shotgun sequence genome carries:
- the LOC134396250 gene encoding zinc finger protein 239-like, whose protein sequence is MRESGDISADVEPLEMEENTGVRDEPKRQQRRKMAGKEKQSYKSIASEAGEAHEISGQEVVQEEKRENKCPVCGKNFCSKSRLKVHQRIHTEKRPYKCFECGKGFRQSGHLSQHQRMHTGERRYKCLECGKSFSQSTYFILHKITHTGEKPFTCLECGKSFSHSRKLTIHRTVHTGERPYKCKECGQSFSQSTHLTSHQRIHTGEKPYKCLECGKCFNQSTHLTLHRRIHTGEKPYRCLVCGKCFSQSPHLTLHQRIHTEEKMYKCSECGKSFHRSDHLTSHQRSHTGEKPYPCLECGKSFSRSSILMKHQRTHKGEDIPK